The DNA region TTTTGTTTGGTTCGTCAGATTTTATTACCGGGATTAGTGGTAATCGCCGGTCTTTGTATGTTGTTTAATCATAATGAAactagtgttaaaaaaaaaatagaaatgttCTTGGAAATAAAGTTGAATTATCTATAACTGAAAATAGAATATCTTTTTTCGCAAACTATCTTTGCTCAAATGGTTTTGGAGTCTGCCGCTGCCCTAGCACAGAAGCTAAGCATCTGGAGTGAAGTTGctgattttttttggaaaggCGTATGTGCTGTGTTGAGTGTGGAAGTGCACAATCCGCTTCAGATACTCTTGGAAAGGCTGCCCGGTAATTTTATCTTTAATATTCAATAGTCTTTCAAGATCTCCATTGCGTATGTGATTTGAATctgatataattttttctttttgggtgtAATTTTCAATCCAAAGTTCCTTACAAATTATCATTTTTGTTCAAAGTCTAAACCCTCTGTGTGTGATGATTGATTATAAAGGCTTTGAATTCAATTCAGATTTTGTAGTACAAGCAAATGAAATTAACCCTTTTGTTTACTACTGCTACCTCTCTAGATTCTTCTTTACTAGTACAATAGAACCATCGAAGCCTGGAACACACTAAACTTCAGTGAGTGTGTGGTACCTGTTTGCTCACTATCACGGACTTTTCTCCATCTTATCCACCAAAGAGGAGAGCTCTTCCTGTAGCTCCGTGTTGCGTGTCTCACCACACAAAAGTCCATGCATCATCGCTAGCTCTTCCGGTGTCGCTTTCTTCAAAAGCCCACGCAGAAGCCTTGTGTCCCTGTCCATAGAGGGATCTGAAGCCCCTACTTTCTCTGTATCATCCTCCTTTTCTCCTTCCTTTGTTTGTTCAACACCAAACACTTCCGCTCTTCTTTGGTTCCAATACTCCTCCAGCTGATGCTTTGGATCAAGAGCCTCCAGCGCCTGTGCACAAACGTTAAGTTTGAGTCCAAAACAGTACTGGCAAAAAGGATTTGTTTAATTGTGTTACCTGAATAACGTGTGGGGAGCGAAAACCAAACATGTCAAGGCCGTTGATACTATCCAAATGGTGTAAAGAGGTCAAGGAGCTAGCTGGTTGATCACATCTTTTGATGATTTCGAGTTTGAGTCTTTGTATCACCATTTGCCAGCACTTCTCAGCTGACACATTCGAGAAATTCTCGCTGGGGTATTCTTCTAGTGAGACCTGAAACAATACCAACAATAAAATCAAAGAAGATTCAGCAGTGTTGTATTCTTTTAAACCACAACATGATTTTAAGGTAAGGTCCCCCCCTTTACCCTGAACAGTGGGCCAAGAAGCCCTGCATCCAGAACCTCTGAGATATAATTGGTTAGTTTTGTTGGATCAAGCACGCTTATGAACTTAACACGGCTCTTGAATCCTGCAAAAACTCAATACAAAAAAGCAAAACTTTTATAAGAGGCATAAAACAAACGCTAAAATACAAAAACTCGTCTCACCTTTTGAGTATATGGCTTGCTTACTGCACCACGGCTTTTTAACAACGAGAGATCCAGACTTCAACAGCTCCACAGACTGACTTAACCTATTGGTTCCAGCATCTTGTTGATGTGCTTTTGATGAACAGGAGGAGGTACCCAAGGCTTCTTTTGCTCTCTGGTGTTGTTGTAAAGGATTCTTGTCACGGCCATTTTGTGCCCAAGCTTCTATGGCATCGGGATCCCCTTCTAGAGCTCTCACAAGTGATCGCAGCTCAACCAAGGTGTATCTAAGAAGGACAAATCTCTCCTTGCTTTCACATGAGGAGCAGAGGTTCTTGGCGTGTGTAAGACATGCAAATCGGTTAGGGGAACATTTGCAGCTTGCCGCAGACATATGCAAATCATAGAAGCACAAGAAGCACTCTCGCTCTCTCTTAATGTCAAAATCTCCCTCCATCTTTAGTAACCTAAAACCATCCCCAAGCTCGTTTAGTCTCTCTGCCTCCATCTCCACCCGCCTCTGCTTAACCTTAGCTATGTTAATACCATTGAGTGTGTAAGCAcacagaaaaagaaacagagaatcAGAACAAGAATCACCTTGACTGCCTTGGTAAGCAATCCATCCTCACTACAAACCCTTTTCCATCTGGCAACCACAGGAGTCTTCTTCCTCGAAACCGCCAGCTCCCTGAGGGAACGGATAGCTTCCAGAGCTGCTCCGAGAAGCAGCTTGTCATGTGACAGTGAGGTCTTTCGCCGCTGCTTGCTATATCCTTCAACTGCATCCTGTCCATGAACGAGCCAATCAACTGGCGCAACATTTACTGCTTCTGCGCAGTTGAAACCACAGTTGAACCCAGAGTGATAAGCCTTGGGGAAGGTTAGAATGAACTCTCCACTGCGCTGGACAGCTCGATAGACAGGTACTCCCTCTTCTTTTAAAATACTTGGAGATAACTGAGTGACCAGTTGATGTAGCAAGTCAGGCTGTTCATCAAACAAATCTGGAAGACGCTTTTTCAATGCGTTTTCAAAAGAGGCAGCATGTTCTCCAGGGATCCCATACCAAACTTTTGGATCACCAGTGTGTAAGTAGTTCAAGGaataaagatgatgatcttCAACATGCTGTTTTTCAAACAAAGATAATTAGTATTGGATCCTAGAAAGAACCAACCCAAAGGAGTTACACTTCTTGTTCATAACTTACCCAACAAAAAGTTGAGAAACACATTCCAACATAAAGCCAAGGCACAATAACTCCTGAGATATCACAGCTCTCGAAAGCTAAAACAGATCCTGGGAGACGGGATAGATTGTTTAGGTTCCAACGGCTTTTGGTGTATTGCTCTACTTCTAGACTTTTACCAGACCCTGGTGATTGCTTTGGGAACCCACTTCCAAATTTCTTCGTTTCCAAGTCAGCTCCATAGTAGACCTGTCATAGGGCCCAAAAACAAGAGTAGCAAGTTAGGAAGAAAAAGGTGAAACTAACTGCTTTGTATGACATACCTCTACTTCATCAGTTCCTTGCTCCACTATCCGCCAATACTCGCCTTCAATATCCTTAACCTTGGGTTTAAATTTCTTGTTTGTACCATCCTCCACCTGGAAATAAGATTCCTTGAAGTCTTCATCATACTTCTGAAAATCTTCCAGGGTGAAATCTGGTCCAGTCTCAAAACCGAACTTCTCTTCAGCATCTTGAGGGGAATCATCAGGAGCATCACAGTCTGAatccgttcttcttcttcttcttcttaagtaACCAGTTTTGGAGATTAATCTCCGTTTTCGTTTCTTGCTGTTGGTAGATTTCTTGGTTGGTTCTCTGTTTTGAAGCAAGTCAATGAGCTGAACCCTGGTGGGGAATTTAGATTTCTCccatatttgtttttctttcagaGGGGAGGGAGGGGTCCATGCAACAGGGGGCACAATTCTACATATGCCGAATGATTCTGCTCTAGAGCGCAGTTTCTCTATGTAAGCTAGTGGATCTTCAAAGTCCTGACCATGAATGCATCAAAAGGAtgagaattttcaaaaagagATAACAGTTAGATTACCAAGACAGAAGCAAAACTGCAGGTGGAAGTACCTCATTAGTGGGATAGAATATGGGAGCATCATCAAGTGAAGGCCTGCAAGCTTCTGATGGATTCCACTTAGGAGATACCTCAAAAACAAAGCGAAAACAAATAAGGTTATCCAGATGAGTTTTCTAAATCCTCAAGAATTAGGTAACCGGAGTGCTAAATATCAAAGCAGAAACAATAAGAACCAATCTCAATAACTCAGAACATGAACTTAACCAAAATCAGGATTGGTTGGATACAGGTCAAAACGGTGTAACACATATATTTCATTATTGCTTAGCATACAACACATCTGCCTAACCAATACGTGTGGTAGAAGCAGAGGTATCATTAATAGTATTTTGCTTACTTTGGGACTAGGAGGACTAGAGTCAGGCTCAGGGCTACTATCCCTTTTAATCGGTTGTTTCTCAGAATCAACCTGTAAAATTACACAAATCCACATTCAGAAACTGAATACTACAGAAAGAGGGTTCCCAAATTTATGAGAGGAATATAAGAAGTAAAGGATAAAGAAGAGAACCTCCATAGCCATAAACACTGTTGCAGATGCAAGCCTGTCCATTCACAAGTGACAAAGCCATAAGAAAGAAAAGAtgtgttaaaacttaaaaataaaagctTCACTAGAAATGCAGTACCGTTTTGAAACCCAGAAAAAAAAGACTGTTTAACTAAAGAAGCAAACCAAGAAAGAATCTGAAAGTAAGCCAGTTACGAGTATCTCTATCAAAGGATCCAACTTTACACAAACCCAATTCAAAGTATCGCTCAAAGGATCGAACTTTACACAATCCCAACTCAAATCATCTCGTTTGGCTGAGGAATTAACATCTAATCTGGTTGAGGAAACCTACTCTATGCTTTAAACGAGTAATAAAGATTCTTAAAAGCACACAAAGAAAACTCTACGCGAGGAAGAAGCGTGTACCTTCACGAGGGGGCCAAGATTCCGCAACAAGGTTTTGTAAGTTGTAGAAACGTAGTCTAAACTAGACTCTGTGAAGAAGagggttttgattttctttcttacttccttgttatagaaagaaaaaaagaaaaataaagcaGAGTTTATTTTTAGGGCGACGATTACCAAATGAGCAATCTTGGAGTCTGGTCTAAGAAAGGTCAAGAAGAAGCCGCCaataaaaaagttagaaaataatttataatttataattacatttattttagttaggaaAATTACTGAAAGTTGACTACCCAAAGAAATAATTAAGGATGATTACTGAACtgtttaattttcattttagcACTTCATCCCTCACTCTGTAAACAATAGTACTTCTTATTGTACAATCTAAAAAGCATTTCAATATTTGTGACTAATGATTTCATTTATTGTATAGTGTTACAAGCTCATTTACATGTAATGATGTAAACAATTTGTTAGAATTATATTTGGATAATAATGGAAGAAGTGACCGAGAAAGAAAACTGTAAtctgttagatttttttttttaaataatcaaatgatACTAGAATGTAATAAAAGAGCGAGAAATGAAAAGTCGTCTCTATATGAAAGTGACAAAACAGAGCAGTGCATTAGACAACATGATAGCTACTTGAGACTTGAGAGACAACACACCAAGTAATAGACACACGCACGGACACATAAGTATGCATACATATTGCTGAACAACTTTTGACGGCGAGTTACTACGGAGAAGCAACAGCCGCAGCGGTGGAGAATTTATTAGAGTTGATTGAGAGGCGAGAAATGGAGACGGCGGAGACGAGGATCATAAGAATGACTCCGGAGAAAGCGGCGATGAGTGCTCCTCTGCCGTGATCGCAGTAAACGGAGAACCTATCGCAGACTTTGTTCCACTTGGCGTGCTTGTTCCCGTTCTTCCCAAGCTCCGCTATGAACACGGCCCCGTTTGCAGCCGCAGATACCAGAGTTGCGTTTAGCTTTTTTTGTATCAATCAAGAAACCAAGTCCATATACACATATTAATGTTTCTTAAACCGGAATAAACCGGACTGGTTCAATCGAAAATGGGCATGTTACCATGTCAAGAATAGCTACGGAGAGTAGACGGAAGCCTTTGTATTCCACTTTCCTGCTGAAAATCTGAAGAGCAATCATCAACAAGTTGTGGAAGCTCACCATGGCATTAGCTATAACAAAGAACCTGTAACACATTTTTCACCAAGAGTTGTAGTTAAGAATAGTAACAATCAAAACATAGAGTTCTTGATAGGGTTTTGTGGGTTTACACGAAAGCAGGTGTGTCCTGAAAATTAGCGGTTAAAGTGGCTTTAACTGGAATAGTACCAATTGTGGCCACAACCAAGGTCTTTGTCTCTTTGTTCAGTCCCATTACAATGGCTGCAGCAAAAGTAGCAATGAATGCAAGTATTCTCAGCCCCAAGAGTAGTTTCCAACTCTTTGTAGTCCCACCACCAGCAAACAGAATCTTCTCTCTAGGCATTGTTTGATGCAGTGAGTGATCAAAAAGAGGAAAGTAATATGAATCTGTGGCAACGTGCACAGAGTATTTATATGGGAAGAGCTCTATGTCTTGTTAGAAGGTTTTGTCTGATCATCTAACTCTTTATCATTCTTGGAGTGTATTAATTAGGTTTTGGTTGTTGTGAAAAGATTCCCAGAATCCAGTGACTTGCTTTAAGAGCAGTCTTATCTAATCCACCAATGCTTAAATCAGTTTCTTGCCATGTTAAAGTTTCATGAAGCAAATCTTATTTCAGAGAAGAAGCAGATTGTCAAACCAAAGTCTTTACTGTTTGGTTGGTGTAGTCAGATTATATTAATACATACATTAACAATGCCACAAATGGCCGAAGTCTACAAAAACTGAAGTGCCAGATCAAAAGTTGTCAAGAGATAACTATGTAATATGTACAATCCATGATCTATATTTCAGATCACTCAATTCTTGGGTTATTTTTTGCAAGTTGTCACTCCAACCACAACGTTGCTCACCTGCAAATTTGTGTGTTTCAGTCACTTTGTCAAACCTTACTCTAAACCTTACTCTATTGTATAAACAAGCAGATAAAAAGAAGCAAACAGCTACAAGAGAACACAAGAGATACTAAAACTCACAAACTTTCCAGTTGCATTAACAGACATTGGGTTTTATACAACGACGGTCTGTGTCTTAGACGGTGGTGTTAACTGCTACGAAATTGGAAAACCAATGAACAGAGTAAGTACCAGTTCCATAAAGAATGTACAGAGTTATTACAAAGATCAAAAAATGATAACTCACAGTGGAAGTAGATGGCATTGTCCCGGGAGAGGCTGTTCCATTTGGCATGTTAGGCACCCTTCCATTTCCCATCTACCgatgaaaaagataaaaatcatCAAATGCCAAATACAAAGATCCAAGAAGCAAAACAAGTGAtgatgaaagaaaaagaaatcactTAGAGAGTATCTGTGGCTATGAATGTGTTTGTGTGCCACAAAATCATCTACAGTCCACAAAACAAGTAGTTATGTAGGCCACAAAGATCATCTAAAGGCCTTCAACTATTTTCTGATTGAACATACATCTTTGGGAAAAGTGAAAAGATGTTATGGAAGAAGAATGATGATGAAGTTTTAGTGTACTTAACtcttaaaacattaaaaatttgttttacttttattatgGACTTTTTGGATaagatatataatttagttttactttAAAATGAGTATTTATATTAGATTTACATGTTATAGTtgtaataaaaagtatattatagtcgaaagaaaatacattaaaaacatTACATAATAGAAAAGCAgagtaataaacaaaaacatgatataaataaatataaaaattgaaatatataatcCGCATGTAATGGAAACCAATCATAATCCTAGTTTTGAATAGTTTAATGATTTTATGCTAAGAAAAATCAATATGAATGATTTCAAAGAGTTTTTCACAGATTTCAGAGACTAATATCTCGTCCATTCAAagctctttaaaaaaaaaaaaaaaaaaaaaaaaagaaagaactcTTCCATTATGCATTAAAGAACATTAAGaggattttcatttttttttttgggtgtaacGGCTACGTTTACATTTTTCCGTTGCGTTAGTGACTCACTGACTTTATACTCAGGAAATAAAGGACAcaccttttctctctctctctctctctctctctctctctctctctctaaagagATCAACTTCACTTCCATCTAGAACGGAACTAGGTTTCTGTCGCCATAAGCACAAAGATTAAGGATTATTCCAATAGGCAATGAACATTTTCAAGAAGAAGACAACCCCCAAAGGTTAAAGCTTTGATTTTCGTATCCTGATTGTAAATTGATTTTGTCCACTTTTTATACTGTAGTAACTGGATCTAGGGATTCTACTGCAAAAACTGTAACCTTTCTGTGCTTGAACCTGACGGTGTTGAGTTTCTTCTAAGATCTTTCtgagttttgttttgatttttttttctatgtcCGTAATAGAGAGAGCGTCTACTCTGTTGAGTGACTTTGTGTTCTTGCTAAATTAGTTACTTGCCCTGAGATTCAGTTTTTGTTTTAGTGCTAATTTGAAATCTCACTTGAAATCATTAATTCTTTATGCAGATGCTCTCCGCACCAGCAAGAGAGAAATGGCTGTGGCTACACGAGGTATGTCTTCCTTCATTCTTGCATACTTACCTCTGTAAGCATATTATTTATCTTGCCGCCACTCAAAATGTAGTGTAGCAATGGGAAGTGTTGGAACTGTGGTAGAGAGATcctgttttacatttttatagaCCTTCTTGTTGTTGTAGAGTCTCTGTGGTGATCTTTGTCTTTGTACAAGATCCGATGCTAGCTGAGTTCACTTATTTATAGACATTTTCTTGCTTCTTCGCTTAGTTTGACTAGAATAGTTGCATCATATGATGCTAGCTAGCTGAGTTTGTTTCTTTGGATTGCTGTATAGTTCTATTTCCATCTAATCCAATGTAATTGCAGGTATTGAGCGCGAGATTACATCTCTTCAAATGGAGGTAAAGAGgacatcttctttttttttcttgactcTTTGATCTTATTCCCTGCGATGCTGTTACATTAGTAGCTCTGACGTTTCACCAAATATGGCTATTAATTAGGAGAAGAGGCTTGTAGCAGAAATCAAGAAAACAGCTAAGACTGGAAATGAGGTAAACTTGCAGAGGATCCAGTCGCTATATTCACAGTTTCTTTTGCAGTGTTTTTACTAGACTCTTCTATTGTACATGAATAATCATTTTTAAGACATTTTGTCATAGGCTGCCACGAAGATCTTAGCTCGACAACTTGTTAGGTTGAGGCAACAGATCACTAATCTGCAGGGAAGCCGTGCTCAAATTCGTGGTGTAACCACCCATACACAGGTTAACTTACTTAAATCTATCCATCCACCCATTTTCATCTCCACATGCTTCAATACCATTATTAACTTACTGGATGTTTGATACATAGGCGTTGTATGCAAGCACCTCAATCTCATCAGGAATGAAAGGCGCAACCACAGCTATGGTTGCGATGAACAAGGTACTGATCCCCACTTTGCTTCATCATTTGCTACTGTGATGGGTCTCTCACTTCTTTTCAACATTTTCAGCAAATGGCACCAACGAAACAAGCTAAAGTGATCAAGGAGTTCCAGAAGCAGTCTGCACAACTTGACATGACGGTAaacaatctctctctctatttgcTCTCTTTAAGAGCATTGATACTTTTTTAAGTCCTGGTGTGAACTCAAAGATTAGCTGTTGTGTCATGTCTGGTTTTTGTGTGTTTGCAGATAGAGATGATGTCTGAGGCAATTGATGAAACACTTGACAAAgatgaagctgaagaagaaacTGAAGATCTCACTAACCAGGTTTTAGTTACTGCAGTTTCAATCACTAGAAGACACCTCTGCTTTGTTTTCTCCAAGCTTTTACTCATTCATTCCTTTATATTGCCTCGTTCTTATATAGGTGCTCGATGAGATTGGTGTTGGTGTTGCATCTCAGGTTGGTTTCTCTTAAACTAGTTAGGCTAAATTTTTCAAGAAAATATTCTCAACGCTTTACAAGTAAGATCTTGTTTCTTGATTCTTTGTAAACAGTTATCTTCAGCTCCAAAGGGTCGGATTGCAACAAAGACCGCTGCTCCCACCACAGTCAGCAACAAGAATGAGTATGTACAATTCACAGTATCTACTTTGACCCATAAATCATTCATTTCAATCATCCTTTAACTTCTTCTTGCAGCGAAGGATCTACTGAAGTGGATGATCTAGAGAGGAGATTGGCTTCACTTCGACGTATCTGAGAGACATGAAACTTCCTATTTTGTAGTTATCATCCATCATGCATCAAAAGAAAGCAGCTACTTCCTATTATGAGAAATCTGTATAATATCTAGTGTAGAAACAAGTTTaaatcaaacatatattttatatttattaaacatcATCAACTTTGCAAAAGAATCTCATCCAGACAACTTGTACCGTTGACGTTGAGGGGGTCTTTTTGGCCTTTATCTTCACGGGTCTAGATCAAAGACTCGAACCAAGAGAGAGGTCAAAGTAAAAGACAGAAAGAATTTATAAACAAGTCATCATTGAAGGATCAAGTTGGAGGACGATGACACATGAGATTCGTGGTGTATAATACTTTATCATGCCTATTTTGTAATACGAATCtttcttaaaattttcattaaaaaatctAATTAGACTAAACCCACCTTTAATCAGCctctatatatacatacaaaatagaaaaaacGAAGAGGCCAAATAAGATTACTTGAGTAAAATGGGAAAGAAGATTTTTTCACCATTGGCTTTTGTGTTCTTCATGCTGCTGGTTCTTCTTGGCAACAGTCTTGTTCTTGCTTCTAAACAAGAATCACTCCCAAGAGCTGGTTAGTGTTCCCTTACCATAAGCATATAGATGGTATTATCATCCTTACTTATATTGAAGTTTTCTTCTACCGAAATTAATAATAATGTCTTGTTAGGGAGGAGATTGAGAAGTTATCAAACAAATGGTCAGATCGATGCAGGCCCATCTTTCAGTGGCAGAGGTGGTGGTCACAATCCATGAGCTCCCTCTTTCCCCTTCTCGATCATCTCTTCAAATTTCAACTTTCatctttttatgttatttacAATCATATCAGTTTCTGTAATTCACGGGCATGTAAAACAATGGTTTCAAACCAAGTGACTGTAATCTTGTCCTCAAAGCCGGAACACAACGATCCAAACATcaagaaaacacacaaaaattataTGACATTTCGATATCAAatgttaaaaactcaaaaagagttctgcgaaacaaaaaaaaacaagtaaataGATATGCTACAAACAATCATTCAATGATAGACTGAATAACACCAGCGCCAACAGTCTTACCACCTTCTCTAATAGCAAACCTCATCCCCTGCTCACAAGCAACAGGCACAATAAGCTCCACAACAATCTTAACCCTATCCCCAGGCATAACCATCTTCGACTCCTCATCTTTATCGTTCATAATCTTCGTCACTTTCCCCGTAACATCCGTCGTCCTCATGTAAAACTGAGGCCTATACCCAGCGAAAAACGGAGAATGCCTCccaccttcttccttcttcaacaCATACACAATCGCCTCGAACTTAGTATGCGGAGTAATACTCCCAGGCTTAGCCAACACCATCCCCCTCTGAATATCAGCCTTCTGAATACCCCTAAGCAACAACCCCACGTTATCCCCAGCTAAGGCCTCATCAAGAATCTTCTGAAACATCTCAACACCAGTGACAGTATAGTTCCTAGTCTCTCTCAACCCAACCAAATCCACAGTCTCCCCAACCTTCACCGTCCCTCTCTCCACCCTCCCCGTGGCCACAGTCCCACGTCCTGTAATAGAGAACACATCCTCAACGGCCAACAAGAAAGGCAGCTCAGTCTGTCTCTGAGGAATCGGTATATAACTATCAACAGCATCCATAAGCTCGTAGATCTTATCCACCCACTTGTTATCCCCTCTCTTCACATTAGGATTCTCAGTAAGCGTCTCCACTGCTAACAACGCGGATCCGGATATAATCGGAATATCATCACCATTGAACTCGTAAGAGGACAGAAGCTCGCGCACCTCGAGCTCCACGAGCTCGAGGAGCTCCGCATCGTCGACCTGATCCTCCTTGTTGAGGAAGACGACCATGTCCGGGACGCCGACCTGCTTGGCGAGGAGGATGTGCTCTTTGGTCTGCGGCATCGGTCCGTCGGCGCCGGAGACGACGAGGATGGCTCCGTCCATCTGCGCGGCTCCGGTGATCATGTTCTTGACGTAGTCGGCGTGCCCGGGGCAGTCCACGTGGGCGTAGTGGCGGTTCTCGGTCTCGTACTCGACGGTGGCGGTGTTGATCGTGATCCCGCGGGCTCTCTCCTCCGGGCGGCGTCGATCTCGTCGTACTTTTTGGCGACGCTGTTTCCCATGGAGGCGAGGGCCATGGTGAGGGCGGCGGTTAGGGTTGTTTTCCCGTGGTCCACGTGTCCGATTGTTCCGATGTTGACGTGTGTTTTTTTCCGCTCAAATTTGCCACGTGCCGCGCGTATGGTGAAGGAGCGGCGGGTGGATTGGGTGGGGGAGGATGAGGGGGTGGTGAAGGAGTGTGGAGggaggaaggaggaggagaggtttagggttttgagtttGACGGAGGTGGAAATGGCGGCGGGGGAGAGAGGGAGGGAAGGGGTGGAGTAGGGAGTGATGAgtctagaggaggaggagcaagCGGCGGGAGATAATATCGCCATGGAAGAAGCTAGGGTTTGAATTTTGGTGGATTTTtgttgaagaggaagaagatagtGTGAGACTTTGTAGAGTGTTTTTATCTCTTCAGAATAATGAAGGGCTGATATTGAATCCTATCCGATTCAGTTTCCCAGAATCACATATCGTGTCGTTGCGATTTTCAACAGGCACAAAGCGTGCCCTTTTATTTGCCTATGAGCACAAAACCCGTCGTTTTTATTTCCTAGAAGAATAAACGTGCCGTTAAAGTTTCTCGCAAGCACAGATCGCGCCGTTTCAGATCTCACATGCACAAGTCGTGTCGTTTTTGTAAACATAGACGGCCGGTAAAATGAAATAGTAAAACCCTGAGATAAGA from Raphanus sativus cultivar WK10039 chromosome 8, ASM80110v3, whole genome shotgun sequence includes:
- the LOC108818711 gene encoding lysine-specific demethylase JMJ14 isoform X3 — its product is MAMEVDSEKQPIKRDSSPEPDSSPPSPKWNPSEACRPSLDDAPIFYPTNEDFEDPLAYIEKLRSRAESFGICRIVPPVAWTPPSPLKEKQIWEKSKFPTRVQLIDLLQNREPTKKSTNSKKRKRRLISKTGYLRRRRRRTDSDCDAPDDSPQDAEEKFGFETGPDFTLEDFQKYDEDFKESYFQVEDGTNKKFKPKVKDIEGEYWRIVEQGTDEVEVYYGADLETKKFGSGFPKQSPGSGKSLEVEQYTKSRWNLNNLSRLPGSVLAFESCDISGVIVPWLYVGMCFSTFCWHVEDHHLYSLNYLHTGDPKVWYGIPGEHAASFENALKKRLPDLFDEQPDLLHQLVTQLSPSILKEEGVPVYRAVQRSGEFILTFPKAYHSGFNCGFNCAEAVNVAPVDWLVHGQDAVEGYSKQRRKTSLSHDKLLLGAALEAIRSLRELAVSRKKTPVVARWKRVCSEDGLLTKAVKRRVEMEAERLNELGDGFRLLKMEGDFDIKRERECFLCFYDLHMSAASCKCSPNRFACLTHAKNLCSSCESKERFVLLRYTLVELRSLVRALEGDPDAIEAWAQNGRDKNPLQQHQRAKEALGTSSCSSKAHQQDAGTNRLSQSVELLKSGSLVVKKPWCSKQAIYSKGFKSRVKFISVLDPTKLTNYISEVLDAGLLGPLFRVSLEEYPSENFSNVSAEKCWQMVIQRLKLEIIKRCDQPASSLTSLHHLDSINGLDMFGFRSPHVIQALEALDPKHQLEEYWNQRRAEVFGVEQTKEGEKEDDTEKVGASDPSMDRDTRLLRGLLKKATPEELAMMHGLLCGETRNTELQEELSSLVDKMEKSP
- the LOC108818711 gene encoding lysine-specific demethylase JMJ14 isoform X1 — translated: MDRLASATVFMAMEVDSEKQPIKRDSSPEPDSSPPSPKVSPKWNPSEACRPSLDDAPIFYPTNEDFEDPLAYIEKLRSRAESFGICRIVPPVAWTPPSPLKEKQIWEKSKFPTRVQLIDLLQNREPTKKSTNSKKRKRRLISKTGYLRRRRRRTDSDCDAPDDSPQDAEEKFGFETGPDFTLEDFQKYDEDFKESYFQVEDGTNKKFKPKVKDIEGEYWRIVEQGTDEVEVYYGADLETKKFGSGFPKQSPGSGKSLEVEQYTKSRWNLNNLSRLPGSVLAFESCDISGVIVPWLYVGMCFSTFCWHVEDHHLYSLNYLHTGDPKVWYGIPGEHAASFENALKKRLPDLFDEQPDLLHQLVTQLSPSILKEEGVPVYRAVQRSGEFILTFPKAYHSGFNCGFNCAEAVNVAPVDWLVHGQDAVEGYSKQRRKTSLSHDKLLLGAALEAIRSLRELAVSRKKTPVVARWKRVCSEDGLLTKAVKRRVEMEAERLNELGDGFRLLKMEGDFDIKRERECFLCFYDLHMSAASCKCSPNRFACLTHAKNLCSSCESKERFVLLRYTLVELRSLVRALEGDPDAIEAWAQNGRDKNPLQQHQRAKEALGTSSCSSKAHQQDAGTNRLSQSVELLKSGSLVVKKPWCSKQAIYSKGFKSRVKFISVLDPTKLTNYISEVLDAGLLGPLFRVSLEEYPSENFSNVSAEKCWQMVIQRLKLEIIKRCDQPASSLTSLHHLDSINGLDMFGFRSPHVIQALEALDPKHQLEEYWNQRRAEVFGVEQTKEGEKEDDTEKVGASDPSMDRDTRLLRGLLKKATPEELAMMHGLLCGETRNTELQEELSSLVDKMEKSP
- the LOC108818711 gene encoding lysine-specific demethylase JMJ14 isoform X2 — its product is MAMEVDSEKQPIKRDSSPEPDSSPPSPKVSPKWNPSEACRPSLDDAPIFYPTNEDFEDPLAYIEKLRSRAESFGICRIVPPVAWTPPSPLKEKQIWEKSKFPTRVQLIDLLQNREPTKKSTNSKKRKRRLISKTGYLRRRRRRTDSDCDAPDDSPQDAEEKFGFETGPDFTLEDFQKYDEDFKESYFQVEDGTNKKFKPKVKDIEGEYWRIVEQGTDEVEVYYGADLETKKFGSGFPKQSPGSGKSLEVEQYTKSRWNLNNLSRLPGSVLAFESCDISGVIVPWLYVGMCFSTFCWHVEDHHLYSLNYLHTGDPKVWYGIPGEHAASFENALKKRLPDLFDEQPDLLHQLVTQLSPSILKEEGVPVYRAVQRSGEFILTFPKAYHSGFNCGFNCAEAVNVAPVDWLVHGQDAVEGYSKQRRKTSLSHDKLLLGAALEAIRSLRELAVSRKKTPVVARWKRVCSEDGLLTKAVKRRVEMEAERLNELGDGFRLLKMEGDFDIKRERECFLCFYDLHMSAASCKCSPNRFACLTHAKNLCSSCESKERFVLLRYTLVELRSLVRALEGDPDAIEAWAQNGRDKNPLQQHQRAKEALGTSSCSSKAHQQDAGTNRLSQSVELLKSGSLVVKKPWCSKQAIYSKGFKSRVKFISVLDPTKLTNYISEVLDAGLLGPLFRVSLEEYPSENFSNVSAEKCWQMVIQRLKLEIIKRCDQPASSLTSLHHLDSINGLDMFGFRSPHVIQALEALDPKHQLEEYWNQRRAEVFGVEQTKEGEKEDDTEKVGASDPSMDRDTRLLRGLLKKATPEELAMMHGLLCGETRNTELQEELSSLVDKMEKSP
- the LOC108821034 gene encoding CASP-like protein 1B2; protein product: MPREKILFAGGGTTKSWKLLLGLRILAFIATFAAAIVMGLNKETKTLVVATIGTIPVKATLTANFQDTPAFVFFVIANAMVSFHNLLMIALQIFSRKVEYKGFRLLSVAILDMLNATLVSAAANGAVFIAELGKNGNKHAKWNKVCDRFSVYCDHGRGALIAAFSGVILMILVSAVSISRLSINSNKFSTAAAVASP